In one Sphingobacterium daejeonense genomic region, the following are encoded:
- a CDS encoding ferritin, with protein sequence MKDLLKLKTSISEEIENILNEQVKVEAHSSALYLAMSAWCDDQGLDNSAAFFAKQSDEERTHMLKIFKYISDRGGRSISPEITNVPVDFESFRGVFEQTLEQEMFVTEQFNKIADKCMKAKDFVTFNFIQWFLEEQVEEEYVARRILELFDVIGEEGTGRWEIDRHLVKVTFDGE encoded by the coding sequence ATGAAAGATTTATTGAAATTAAAAACATCTATCTCTGAAGAGATTGAAAACATATTGAACGAACAAGTAAAGGTTGAAGCTCACTCATCAGCATTATATTTAGCAATGTCTGCATGGTGTGATGATCAAGGTCTTGACAACTCAGCAGCATTCTTCGCAAAACAATCTGACGAAGAGCGTACTCACATGTTGAAAATCTTCAAATACATCAGTGACCGTGGTGGTCGTTCGATTTCTCCAGAAATTACAAACGTTCCTGTAGATTTTGAATCTTTTAGAGGCGTATTTGAACAAACATTGGAGCAAGAAATGTTCGTTACTGAGCAATTCAACAAAATTGCTGACAAATGTATGAAAGCTAAAGATTTCGTTACTTTCAACTTTATCCAATGGTTCTTAGAAGAGCAAGTTGAAGAAGAATACGTAGCTAGACGTATCCTTGAATTATTCGACGTGATTGGTGAAGAAGGTACTGGTCGTTGGGAAATTGACCGTCATTTAGTGAAGGTAACATTCGATGGCGAATAA
- the hpf gene encoding ribosome hibernation-promoting factor, HPF/YfiA family produces the protein MNITVQSIKFNADSKLIEFIKKRTEKLNQFLDNIIEGVCYLRLENVEDEANKIVELKFNVPGNQLFAKAQAKSFEEATDLAIESIRRQINKHKTKTRGNLSNHKELLNQEEEF, from the coding sequence ATGAACATTACAGTGCAATCTATTAAATTTAATGCTGACAGTAAGCTAATCGAGTTCATTAAGAAGAGAACGGAAAAATTAAATCAATTCTTGGATAATATTATCGAAGGAGTATGTTATTTAAGGTTGGAAAATGTGGAAGATGAAGCGAATAAGATAGTAGAACTTAAATTTAATGTTCCAGGCAATCAATTGTTTGCCAAAGCACAGGCTAAGAGTTTTGAAGAGGCAACTGACCTTGCCATCGAATCTATTAGACGTCAAATCAATAAACATAAAACCAAGACCAGAGGTAATCTAAGTAATCACAAAGAATTGTTAAATCAAGAAGAAGAATTTTAA
- a CDS encoding zinc-binding dehydrogenase produces MKVAEELGADIAINYKTQDFVEVLKDNGVDVILDSIGGDYFGKNIEVLKEDGRLVYINAMKGPKVELNIMKIMQKRIVLTGSTLRGRGKDFKSKLTKEIETNILPLIENGKFRPIMSKIFPFESVSDAHIYFESPDQFGKIVLKMDS; encoded by the coding sequence GTGAAAGTAGCAGAGGAGTTAGGTGCTGATATAGCCATAAATTATAAAACCCAAGACTTTGTTGAAGTATTAAAAGATAATGGGGTTGATGTTATTTTAGATAGTATAGGTGGTGATTATTTTGGCAAAAACATAGAGGTTCTTAAGGAAGATGGTCGATTGGTTTACATCAACGCTATGAAGGGGCCAAAAGTTGAGCTTAACATTATGAAAATAATGCAGAAAAGGATCGTTTTGACAGGTTCAACTTTGAGAGGAAGAGGAAAAGATTTCAAATCAAAGCTCACTAAAGAAATTGAAACAAATATTTTACCTCTCATAGAAAATGGAAAGTTTAGACCCATTATGTCGAAAATCTTCCCATTTGAAAGCGTTTCTGATGCACATATCTATTTTGAAAGTCCAGATCAATTTGGTAAAATAGTGCTTAAAATGGATAGCTAA
- a CDS encoding alcohol dehydrogenase catalytic domain-containing protein, with amino-acid sequence MKVAVMKGFGGPEVFEIETRPDLIPSNDQVLIEVKAAGINRPDVFQRKGNYPAPSGTAPDIPGLEVAGVIISIGPDVKNYKIGDEVMALLPGEGYATQALVSEKICLHKPKNISFEEAAALPETIYTVWDNIFERGQLKAGEHVLIHGGTGGIGTVSIQLAKLFGAVVYTTVGSQGESESSRGVRC; translated from the coding sequence ATGAAAGTAGCTGTTATGAAAGGATTTGGAGGTCCTGAAGTTTTTGAAATAGAGACAAGACCAGATTTGATACCCTCAAATGATCAAGTATTGATTGAGGTTAAAGCAGCAGGTATCAATAGACCGGATGTTTTTCAGAGAAAAGGTAACTACCCTGCACCGAGTGGAACAGCTCCCGATATTCCAGGACTTGAGGTTGCTGGTGTTATAATCAGTATTGGTCCCGATGTCAAGAATTATAAAATTGGTGATGAAGTCATGGCCTTATTACCTGGAGAAGGATATGCAACCCAAGCATTGGTTTCTGAAAAGATTTGCTTGCACAAGCCTAAAAACATTTCATTTGAAGAAGCAGCGGCTCTTCCAGAAACTATCTATACCGTATGGGACAATATATTCGAACGTGGCCAATTAAAAGCTGGAGAGCATGTGCTAATCCATGGCGGAACGGGAGGTATTGGAACCGTCTCAATTCAATTGGCAAAATTATTTGGGGCGGTGGTATATACAACGGTTGGATCACAGGGAGAAAGTGAAAGTAGCAGAGGAGTTAGGTGCTGA
- a CDS encoding outer membrane beta-barrel protein: MPINLRVFKTGLNYQYEPNKKFRVNMGFTVQPVTLSGRVKGDTAVYDYNNVNLVPSTTVRYKFSNDLEIKLAYLGRNIQPTFLHISPVRDNSNSRNIIVGNPSLKAEFSNQFSTTLRKFLPTRGQYFQTDFAYTFIANKIVSSKKALFNETIQETTFENTDGYYDIKWYYEFNSPVFTDQLNLGLSGNVDYYNNLSYVNGFKSTTKQVLFNQNLQVRYLPSEYFESVFNTNYFLNRATYELPYINKIAAHSFLLSLAGRGYLSDNFVIGAEMSQKFYDGYVSELSDVNPTIINTYIEYSFLKNKSALIRLQCNDIMDQNKDVGVLTSYVGNDVFESRNNRLGRYFMLTFNLRLQNYPK, from the coding sequence ATGCCTATCAATTTAAGAGTTTTTAAAACAGGTCTTAACTACCAATATGAACCAAATAAAAAGTTTAGGGTCAATATGGGTTTTACTGTCCAGCCAGTAACGCTCTCTGGGCGAGTAAAAGGCGATACAGCAGTATATGATTACAATAATGTTAATCTTGTCCCTTCCACAACGGTAAGGTATAAATTCAGTAATGATCTAGAAATTAAGCTTGCTTATTTAGGCCGGAATATTCAACCTACGTTTTTACATATTTCACCGGTTAGGGATAACTCTAATTCGAGGAATATTATTGTAGGTAATCCTTCCTTAAAAGCAGAGTTCTCAAATCAATTCTCCACTACACTTAGGAAGTTTTTGCCAACTCGTGGTCAATATTTTCAGACCGATTTTGCCTATACATTCATTGCAAATAAAATTGTAAGCTCCAAAAAAGCCCTTTTTAACGAAACTATCCAAGAGACAACCTTTGAAAACACCGATGGATATTATGATATTAAATGGTACTATGAGTTCAATTCTCCAGTATTTACGGATCAATTGAATCTAGGTCTCTCAGGTAATGTAGATTACTATAATAATCTTTCCTATGTAAACGGTTTTAAAAGCACGACAAAACAAGTATTGTTCAATCAGAATCTGCAGGTAAGGTATTTACCTTCAGAATATTTTGAATCCGTTTTCAACACCAACTATTTTTTAAATAGAGCAACATATGAGCTTCCTTATATTAATAAAATTGCGGCACATTCTTTTTTATTAAGTTTAGCGGGGAGAGGGTATCTGTCAGACAATTTTGTAATAGGGGCAGAGATGTCTCAGAAGTTTTATGATGGATACGTTAGTGAATTAAGTGATGTAAATCCCACCATTATTAATACCTATATTGAATATTCTTTCCTTAAAAATAAATCAGCATTAATTCGTTTGCAATGCAATGATATCATGGATCAAAACAAAGATGTTGGTGTATTGACGTCATATGTTGGCAATGATGTCTTTGAATCCAGAAACAACAGACTTGGCAGATATTTTATGCTTACCTTTAATTTGAGATTACAAAATTATCCAAAATAA
- a CDS encoding carboxypeptidase-like regulatory domain-containing protein, with translation MRNYLISIAVLLLTLLNLQDANAQVDLKSVEGVVTDTSGMGLKGASVRLVSQLDTMTTTTNENGFYTFSNVKGKNINLSFSMLGYQIINKSISTSFLINNIFVPKITLYPQNHPHS, from the coding sequence GTGAGAAATTACTTAATAAGTATAGCTGTTTTACTTTTGACCTTACTGAATCTTCAGGATGCAAATGCTCAGGTGGATTTGAAAAGCGTCGAAGGTGTGGTCACAGATACTAGCGGTATGGGACTGAAAGGTGCGTCGGTAAGACTGGTCAGTCAGCTCGACACCATGACAACTACAACGAATGAAAATGGTTTCTATACTTTCTCAAACGTAAAAGGAAAGAATATCAATCTTTCTTTCAGTATGCTTGGTTACCAAATCATAAACAAAAGTATATCAACCTCTTTTTTAATCAATAATATATTTGTTCCCAAAATAACCCTCTACCCACAAAACCACCCTCATTCCTGA